The following DNA comes from Nostoc sp. KVJ3.
GATGACGCATCAACCAAGCGGTAGAATGATTGCTCCAGTCTGTGCAGATAGCTAATCGCTCCCGTTCCGATTTATCACGTTCGGCAACAATAGCTGGCGGTGGAATAAACTCGCGCCCCTGATCATCAGCGACCATTTCCCCCGGTGCGGCCAATATCGCTTCAAGTGCGACAATCTTTTTAATTAAGCGTCCCCCGTCATCTTGCTCAACCAGTTCCGGGGTTACGCTCATGCCGTAAGTGTCCTGTATGCGGAACTTCTCACACTCCAAAACTTCTTCGGGCTTCAGGTAATCTTGATGTTGCCTACTGGTGTAAGTCCTTCTGTCAATATCTTTGGCATTGACAACTTTACGGTAATGCTCCTCATCGATGGCGATACCCGCCGCCTTCATCCACCGGGAAGCACCCTCATCGGTTGCATCACCCACAGGCGCAATAGTATTGCCCATTTCTTCTAGGAGCGATCGCAAATCAGCCCGTAAATTATTAATCGACCAATTCCGTTGCCCCTCAATCTGACAACTAGCATCTAATGCCCAATCCTTCTCAGCCCCACGTTTGCCCGTTTCCCGGTTAATGCGAATCAGAAAAGCGGTCATCTCATTTGTCTGAAGAATCTTTTCTTTAATGCGTCGGGCATTGGTTTCGGCGTAACCAAAGGGGGGACGCGGAGCTACCCAAACATACATGGGGACATTTGGACGATACCGCCATAACTGCTGGGCGCATTCTGTAGCCGACTGCGAGACAGCATGAAACACGCCAAACACGGCATCAAAATGATAGCTGGAAATGTCAACCCCTGAACTGAGACTGGGAGTAATTAAAAAAGCGTCAAGATCCTTAATGGCAATGTTAATCTCTCTAATGAAAATCACATTCTCTTCAGAGCCGCTATTTTCCGAGTGAATAGCCCACACCCGTAGCTGTCGGTCTTCGGCTGATTCCGGTGTTTCATCATCAGGCGTATCCATCGATGTCCCGTCATTGAGCGCTCGTTCTAACTTTTTGATGAACCGCTTGCTGTCACTCACCATCATCAGTTTTTTACCCAACATCAGTTGAGCGTGAAACTCGGCAACGATTGCGCTGCTGTTTTTCCCCTCGTACCAATGAACTTGACGACCACCTGAGCGATACAGGTTTTTGATGATGTAGGGTTTTTCACCAGCCGGTCGCAAATTCATGAAAAACTCAATGGTCAGGTCATCGAGGTGGGCATCAGCTAAAACAACCAGCTTGGCATTGTAAACCAGATACTCCAGCACTTCCAGAATCGCCCCCCTGTGTTCTTTGCAGGTTTTGGACTTTAGCAAGTGAGCGAGATACTGGCAGGCTTCATCAATAAATAGAATATCGTAAGCCTGTAAATCATTTGCCATTTTATACAGAGAATCCACGGTAATGCTGAGAGCTTTTACCTGACCCCAATCCCCGCAAGAAATCGCGGAGTACATTGCTGTTTGTAAGCGATCGCTGAGATTCTTGAGCAAAGTAACCCGATGCCCATTGTTCAAAAAACTGAGTTGGGGGTTCTCTCTTCTGAGAACTGCCAAAATTTCAGTCTTTCCTGTTCCCATGTCGGAAACCAAACCAACTAACCCCGATTGAGGTAGGGAGTGGATCGCAAGTGAGAGATAACGGGTATTAACTGTCACATCGGGCTTGTACTTATGGAGTCCCCTGGCACGATTGATGAAAAATCTTTGCTTGTACTCGCTGATTCTCAAGGCATCAGCAATCATTGTGGTGACGGCAATATCAGCCTTTTTACCCAAAACTACAACCCAATCGTCAATTCCTTTCTCTGGCCCTGGCAGCAGCGCTACTTCACACTGGCAACAAAGTTCTACAATTGCAGAAGCTGTCCGGCGTGTGGCTTGAAAAATCTGCTGTTTGGTTTTGGGTTTGCTTTCGTAGTCGAATAGAACAACGAATTTACGCCCCTTTTGAGTCATTGGGACTAAATCAGGGTGCAGTCGTTCTAAATCCTCCTTGCCCACTCGACCGTTCCAGATTCCAGGGAGTGCGATCGCCACAAAGCCCAAAGTTAGGAGACAACCTGCCTTCTTCTCGCCCTCTGTAAGGATTACAGGGATTTCGGGATGTGCCATTACCCAAGCCCAAAAACCTAACGCCTCTCCTTCTTCGGTAACGGTAATATGTTCTGGCATCGGCACGTTATAGCGAAGTGATACCAAGCGCCATAAATGTAGGGGCATTCTCAAGTAGGTAACTCGGTTGGGAGTTTTGGGTGGTGATTCGTACTTGACTGGCTTTTGAGTTTGCTGCTGTGTAGTCTTGTCCCATTCGAGGCGGGGGTAATCTGGTTTCATCCGTCCCCAGTCCATCGCCAACCAATCATTAAGCGGGTCAAGTCCACTAACCCACCATGCACCGGCCTCTGCGTGGACATATCGTTTCAAGTAGCCATCACGCAGTCGCCCATCGTTACGTCTGGCAGTTTGAGGTAGGGCGCATAACAGATATTCGTACACTGAGGGGCCACTAAGAGAGCGGACATTCAAAGCTGTTAACTTTGGGTCAACAGCACTGGCTAACCATTCATTCCAGTGGTTGACTTCTATGTGAGAGGGTCTTTGCGCCGATACTAAGTGATTAAATTGTTGTAATGGTGACATGAAAACTCATCCTCCTGAAGTGTGTTGGAGGAATTGGAGCTATCCCGAAAGTAATCTTATATACAAACGTTCAGAAATATAAGAACAAAATTACATAAAATTCCTGAAACGTTGTTTACATCTGGTAAGCCAGTGTTACATTGGCTTTACACCGAATCATGTACGATAAAATTACTATTAGGGATATTAATTAGGCCGTTCAAACCCGATAACCCCAATTCCCTTTGAAAACCCTGCTGTCCTACCGGGACGCGGGGTTTTCGTTGTTTTGCCTATGAGTACTTGGCTAAAGTCGCCTTGACAAACTCGATTACTTCCTCCTGTTGAATAATAAATGCAGTGCCTTTTCTTCTAAGAGCCAGAATTTTCATACTTCCAACTTCAGAATAAAGGTGTGAATTGTGATCAATAGCCGCCTTGGTGGGAGGCCATAAGACCAAAACTTTTGCTGAGGGCGTTTTTGTAGCTTCACGGGAAGACATTGCAAACAAGTCTCTGTTCTTGCTTAACCACTTCTCGTAATCTGCTAACTCAAGCAGTGGGCAAGGGTTCCACACTTTTAGCCCATGTTTGTCTTTCCTCTTGATCTGCAAAACCTCTCTAGCTTCGTTGTAGACAATCTCCTTATCTCCTATTGAGCGAATCGAGATAAACAGGTGAACTTTTCGCTCAAATCTCACAAACAAGTCGATAGGATTCTTGTCCTCTAGCTTTAGCACTGGAAAGACTTGTATCCCCTGGCTTTTGAACTCATCCAAAAGCAGGGCTGTTAATTTTTCCAGCCGTGCAAGTTTTTGAATTCTTATCAATGGCTTGTAAGCCAATGCAAAAGCTGCCCAGCCTACCGGAGTAATGAAGCCGCCTGTAGCAAGTGCAGTACCGCTAATCGCCAGAGCCAAAGCGGATTCGTAGTCTTTCGCCTCCCTAAGCATCTCTAATGCCGGTTCGTTGTGCGGCGGGAGTTGAAAATCGGTTGGTAGGTCTTTCACAGTAGTCATTGGAGACACCAAAAATTGTTTCGGTTGCTGACTAATCTCTCATCGGTTACAAGGTCAAACTTCTTTTCATCTAGGTTATCTGGTTGGTTTTTATCGGTTATGTATTTTGCTTGGGCTAAGTTCAACTGAGAGTGATCACCCTAATCTTCATCCTGTTTTTTTAATTTGGTTTTTTTTGTGTGTCTTGCCGTGAGCGCTTCCGAAGCAAGAAGTTTTACCATTTGACTCATAGAGCGTTTTTCAGTTTTTGCTTCAGCAGATATTAAGTCGTAAAGTGCTAAGTCATCTTCATCTGTGAAATAAATATTTAATCTTGTTCCTGTGGGCATCGTAACACTGTCTGGTGTTTGAATAACCCTATTGTCAGTCTAAACCTCTCACTTGTCACTGGTGTTAAACAGTGTTATGATAACACTGTAAGCCAAAAAACGCCACAAAACAAAGGCAATAGAAGCCAGAAAGTGACGCTATGGCTAACCCCTAACTGGATGTGCGGATTTAAGAGGATTCAGCCTCTAAATTCTCCAAAG
Coding sequences within:
- a CDS encoding plasmid replication protein, CyRepA1 family, producing MSPLQQFNHLVSAQRPSHIEVNHWNEWLASAVDPKLTALNVRSLSGPSVYEYLLCALPQTARRNDGRLRDGYLKRYVHAEAGAWWVSGLDPLNDWLAMDWGRMKPDYPRLEWDKTTQQQTQKPVKYESPPKTPNRVTYLRMPLHLWRLVSLRYNVPMPEHITVTEEGEALGFWAWVMAHPEIPVILTEGEKKAGCLLTLGFVAIALPGIWNGRVGKEDLERLHPDLVPMTQKGRKFVVLFDYESKPKTKQQIFQATRRTASAIVELCCQCEVALLPGPEKGIDDWVVVLGKKADIAVTTMIADALRISEYKQRFFINRARGLHKYKPDVTVNTRYLSLAIHSLPQSGLVGLVSDMGTGKTEILAVLRRENPQLSFLNNGHRVTLLKNLSDRLQTAMYSAISCGDWGQVKALSITVDSLYKMANDLQAYDILFIDEACQYLAHLLKSKTCKEHRGAILEVLEYLVYNAKLVVLADAHLDDLTIEFFMNLRPAGEKPYIIKNLYRSGGRQVHWYEGKNSSAIVAEFHAQLMLGKKLMMVSDSKRFIKKLERALNDGTSMDTPDDETPESAEDRQLRVWAIHSENSGSEENVIFIREINIAIKDLDAFLITPSLSSGVDISSYHFDAVFGVFHAVSQSATECAQQLWRYRPNVPMYVWVAPRPPFGYAETNARRIKEKILQTNEMTAFLIRINRETGKRGAEKDWALDASCQIEGQRNWSINNLRADLRSLLEEMGNTIAPVGDATDEGASRWMKAAGIAIDEEHYRKVVNAKDIDRRTYTSRQHQDYLKPEEVLECEKFRIQDTYGMSVTPELVEQDDGGRLIKKIVALEAILAAPGEMVADDQGREFIPPPAIVAERDKSERERLAICTDWSNHSTAWLMRHRLGLRAVLMSMMAGVEIKGDEAMIQALAEFSKRNASHVKGILNLTIPLSESPVWILSQYLSQLGLSTESRRPLEDGQRVRYYRLNTEDVEFVQKVLDYRQRQREEKERKRQESLERDAAYAARMQSQYGINPPSTPPINEDGDNNRGGMDTEEELSDSWWERVKYYAQLAIKRFQSSVEGVKELLSTLTIDERWGVIFKFEDIDPDKFAQLVALAPDWVEWMA
- a CDS encoding ribbon-helix-helix domain-containing protein → MPTGTRLNIYFTDEDDLALYDLISAEAKTEKRSMSQMVKLLASEALTARHTKKTKLKKQDED